From one Magnetofaba australis IT-1 genomic stretch:
- a CDS encoding outer membrane lipoprotein-sorting protein gives MLLTALCASPLLWGPTPEARADAYAGMDPEQKGLAIAQEADKRDTGFVDMTADMRMVLKNRHGESSERQMRMRTKEVSGDGDMSLSVFDTPHDVKGTAMLTHSHALEADDQWMYLPALKRVKRIASRNKSGPFMGSEFAFEDLGSQEVEKYAYKWLRDEELDGHPTHVVERYPKYDYSGYTRQVAWMDKGMMQPLKVDYYDRKNDLLKTQTFSGYNQYLDQFWRPNRMYMINHQTHKSTELSWSNYQFRVGLKERDFDRSGLKRAR, from the coding sequence ATGCTTCTGACCGCGCTGTGCGCCAGCCCGTTGCTGTGGGGGCCGACGCCTGAAGCGCGCGCCGACGCCTATGCGGGGATGGACCCGGAGCAGAAAGGTCTGGCCATCGCCCAGGAGGCCGACAAGCGCGACACCGGCTTTGTGGACATGACCGCCGACATGCGCATGGTGCTGAAAAATCGCCACGGCGAGAGCAGCGAACGACAGATGCGCATGCGCACCAAGGAGGTGAGCGGAGACGGCGATATGAGCCTGTCGGTGTTCGATACGCCTCATGACGTCAAGGGCACGGCGATGCTGACCCACTCCCACGCCCTGGAGGCGGATGATCAGTGGATGTATCTGCCCGCCCTCAAGCGGGTCAAGCGCATCGCCTCGCGCAACAAGTCCGGCCCCTTCATGGGCAGCGAGTTCGCGTTTGAGGATCTGGGCTCGCAGGAGGTGGAGAAGTACGCCTACAAGTGGCTGCGCGACGAGGAGTTGGATGGCCATCCGACCCATGTGGTGGAGCGCTACCCCAAATATGACTACTCCGGCTATACGCGCCAGGTGGCGTGGATGGACAAAGGGATGATGCAGCCGCTCAAAGTGGACTACTACGACCGCAAGAACGATCTGCTCAAAACCCAGACCTTCAGCGGCTACAACCAGTATCTGGACCAGTTCTGGCGGCCCAATCGCATGTACATGATCAACCACCAGACCCACAAGAGCACCGAATTGAGCTGGAGCAACTACCAATTCCGCGTCGGTTTGAAGGAGCGTGACTTCGACCGCAGCGGACTCAAGCGCGCGCGATGA
- a CDS encoding efflux RND transporter permease subunit, with protein sequence MAEKFIHLVIRWRWLVILLTLATVVGSAAGLKNGRFDTDYRVFFSGDNPQLIAFDTLQATYTKNDNVMFVLAPQDGQIFTRDMLEIVRELTKESWQIPYSIRVDSITNFQNTEAEEDDLIVADLVEDPAALTDADLEHVKQIALAEPMLRNRLIAPAADVTGVNVTIQLPDDIKDKAVPEVAAFVRKMADKLRAEHPDLTVHLTGMVMMNNAFPESSKRDMGTLIPAMFGVVLLMLAFMLRSFWGVLGTLLVILFSILTGMGLAFWGGIVLTGPSSASPTIILTMAVADCVHILATFLHHYGAYGDKRAQITESMRVNFQPVFLTSLTTALGFLSMNFSDSPPFHDLGNIVTIGVIAAFVYSVTFLPAFMAIAPVRQPKPRKHSTRAMDRMGDFVVAKRRALLPLMLAASAGLIAFLPSNELNDEFVKYFNPRMPFRQAADFSTERLTGLYIIDYSIDSGNAGGVADPEFLANVEKFAQWYRQQPETIHVGSITDTFKRLNKNMHGGSDDWYKLPEARDLSAQYLLLYEMSLPYGLDLNNQINVDKSKTRFTVTVENLSSSAVIALTDRADAWMAANLPEGMRAVGSSPTVMFAHIGQSNIHSMLTGTTVALVLISLTLIVAMRSIKIGLLSLIPNLVPAGMAFGLWAMIDGQVGLALSVVAGMTLGIIVDDTVHFLSKYLRARREKGLDPENAVRYAFHTVGLALVVTTVVLVCGFLVLTNSNFKLNADMGLLTAIAIFLALVVDFLLLPPLLMKLEEKKSAQNDNDTDASDRAVRQPVAVGADA encoded by the coding sequence ATGGCGGAAAAATTCATCCATTTGGTTATACGCTGGCGCTGGTTGGTGATTCTGCTGACCCTCGCCACGGTGGTCGGCTCGGCGGCGGGGTTGAAGAATGGCCGCTTCGATACCGACTATCGCGTCTTCTTCTCCGGCGACAACCCCCAGCTCATCGCTTTCGATACGCTGCAGGCCACCTACACCAAGAACGACAATGTGATGTTCGTGCTGGCGCCCCAGGATGGCCAGATCTTCACCCGCGACATGCTGGAGATCGTGCGCGAGTTGACCAAGGAGTCGTGGCAGATCCCCTACTCCATCCGCGTGGACTCCATCACCAACTTCCAGAACACCGAAGCCGAAGAGGATGACCTCATCGTCGCCGACCTGGTGGAGGATCCCGCAGCGCTGACCGACGCCGACCTGGAGCATGTCAAGCAGATCGCCCTGGCCGAGCCGATGCTGCGCAATCGACTCATCGCCCCGGCTGCGGACGTCACCGGCGTCAACGTGACGATTCAGCTGCCCGACGACATCAAGGACAAGGCGGTGCCGGAAGTGGCCGCGTTTGTGCGCAAAATGGCGGACAAACTGCGCGCCGAGCACCCCGACCTGACCGTGCACCTGACCGGCATGGTGATGATGAACAACGCCTTCCCGGAGTCCTCCAAGCGCGACATGGGCACGCTGATTCCCGCCATGTTCGGCGTGGTGCTGCTGATGTTGGCGTTTATGCTGCGCTCGTTCTGGGGCGTGCTGGGCACCCTGCTGGTGATTCTGTTCTCCATCCTCACCGGCATGGGATTGGCGTTCTGGGGCGGCATTGTGCTCACTGGTCCGTCGTCGGCCTCGCCCACCATCATTCTGACCATGGCGGTGGCCGACTGCGTGCATATTCTGGCCACCTTCCTGCACCACTACGGCGCCTATGGCGACAAGCGCGCGCAGATCACCGAGAGCATGCGGGTCAACTTTCAGCCGGTGTTCCTCACCAGCCTCACCACCGCGCTGGGCTTTTTGTCCATGAACTTCAGCGATTCGCCGCCGTTCCATGACCTGGGCAACATCGTCACCATCGGCGTCATCGCCGCCTTCGTCTACTCGGTCACCTTCCTGCCCGCGTTCATGGCCATCGCGCCGGTGCGTCAGCCCAAGCCGCGCAAACACAGCACCCGCGCCATGGATCGTATGGGCGACTTCGTGGTGGCCAAACGCCGCGCGCTGCTGCCGCTGATGCTGGCCGCCTCGGCGGGGTTGATCGCCTTCCTGCCCAGCAATGAGCTCAATGACGAGTTCGTCAAATACTTCAATCCGCGCATGCCGTTCCGTCAGGCCGCCGACTTCTCCACCGAGCGTCTGACCGGGCTGTACATCATCGATTACTCCATCGACTCCGGCAATGCGGGCGGCGTGGCTGATCCCGAGTTCCTGGCCAATGTGGAGAAGTTCGCCCAGTGGTATCGGCAGCAGCCGGAGACCATTCACGTGGGTAGCATCACCGACACCTTCAAGCGGCTGAACAAGAATATGCACGGCGGCTCTGACGACTGGTACAAGCTGCCCGAGGCGCGCGATCTGTCGGCGCAATATCTGCTGCTGTATGAGATGTCCCTACCCTACGGCCTGGATCTGAACAACCAGATCAACGTGGACAAATCCAAAACCCGCTTCACCGTGACAGTGGAGAACCTCTCCTCCAGCGCGGTGATTGCGTTGACCGACCGCGCCGACGCCTGGATGGCGGCCAATCTGCCCGAAGGGATGCGCGCGGTGGGCTCCAGCCCCACGGTGATGTTCGCCCACATCGGCCAGAGCAACATTCACAGCATGCTCACCGGCACCACGGTGGCGCTGGTGTTGATCTCGCTCACCCTCATCGTGGCCATGCGCTCGATTAAGATCGGCCTGCTGAGTCTGATCCCCAACTTGGTCCCCGCCGGCATGGCGTTCGGGCTATGGGCCATGATCGACGGTCAGGTGGGTCTGGCGCTGTCGGTGGTGGCGGGCATGACCCTGGGCATCATCGTCGACGACACCGTGCATTTCCTGTCCAAGTACCTGCGCGCCCGGCGCGAAAAGGGGCTGGATCCTGAAAACGCCGTGCGCTACGCCTTCCACACCGTGGGGCTGGCGCTGGTGGTCACCACCGTGGTGCTGGTGTGCGGCTTCCTGGTTTTGACCAATTCCAATTTTAAACTCAACGCCGACATGGGACTGCTCACCGCCATCGCCATCTTCCTGGCGCTGGTGGTGGACTTCCTGCTGCTGCCGCCGTTGTTGATGAAACTTGAGGAGAAGAAAAGTGCGCAAAACGATAATGACACGGATGCTTCTGACCGCGCTGTGCGCCAGCCCGTTGCTGTGGGGGCCGACGCCTGA
- a CDS encoding TetR/AcrR family transcriptional regulator — protein sequence MTEAQKKSADATREKLLQAAYEEIHLHGFQAASLSAILKRAQMTKGALYHHFPNKLALGYAVVEEVLQEEFERDFFQYFRQKDNFIDGFLYAAEKGRDARQADLVQRGCPVNNLIHEMSPIDPGFSTRLDAIISWAVEMFESQLRIDQQKGLIRADIDPHCTALFIVAGMKGCVGLAKNVQSAERFNQCVFALIQYVQMLRA from the coding sequence TTGACCGAAGCCCAAAAAAAGAGCGCCGACGCCACCCGTGAAAAGCTGCTGCAGGCCGCCTATGAGGAGATCCACCTGCACGGCTTTCAGGCCGCCAGCCTGTCGGCGATCCTCAAACGGGCGCAGATGACCAAAGGGGCGCTGTATCACCACTTCCCCAACAAACTGGCGCTGGGCTACGCGGTGGTGGAGGAGGTGCTACAAGAGGAGTTCGAACGCGACTTCTTCCAGTACTTCCGGCAGAAGGACAACTTCATCGACGGCTTTCTCTATGCGGCGGAGAAGGGACGCGACGCGCGCCAGGCGGACCTGGTGCAGCGCGGCTGCCCGGTCAACAACCTGATTCACGAGATGTCGCCCATTGATCCCGGCTTCAGCACGCGCCTGGACGCCATCATCAGTTGGGCGGTGGAGATGTTCGAATCCCAACTGCGCATCGACCAGCAAAAGGGGCTGATTCGCGCCGATATCGATCCCCACTGCACCGCGCTGTTCATTGTGGCGGGCATGAAAGGGTGCGTGGGGCTGGCGAAAAACGTGCAGAGCGCCGAACGCTTCAACCAGTGCGTCTTTGCCTTGATTCAATACGTCCAGATGCTGCGCGCTTAA
- a CDS encoding DUF5692 family protein, with protein sequence MLIAWIAICAAILVGVAIFLNRLQGWWGHVAVFIGIPALLLAYWMQPGSNVAAGTFGYLKFVSVCIGGALISGLRFRNWADKHGWRLVAYLVLFINILEAVGFEILDVMISTPEQSFGGSLLNAGAGALLLLTQAYPRFITVNRDDARNPLEYDLGVGWVLAYVVWNFTFVYGTIPPETQPGQWAAFAIVHLLPPLLLMGGNGARFIQARTYTLPFAMALYITNPGAPWLPVAENWHSPQIALALGAVALLMTVATAVMMWRGRPAGEAPRTLLESLLGKLVKG encoded by the coding sequence ATGCTCATCGCTTGGATTGCAATTTGCGCGGCCATCCTGGTCGGCGTGGCGATTTTTCTCAACCGGCTGCAGGGGTGGTGGGGCCATGTGGCGGTGTTCATCGGCATCCCGGCGCTGCTGCTGGCCTACTGGATGCAGCCCGGCAGCAACGTGGCGGCGGGGACCTTCGGCTATCTGAAGTTTGTCTCCGTGTGCATCGGCGGCGCATTGATCTCCGGCCTGCGCTTTCGCAACTGGGCCGACAAGCACGGCTGGCGCCTGGTGGCCTATCTGGTGCTGTTCATCAATATTCTGGAGGCGGTGGGCTTTGAAATTCTCGACGTGATGATCAGCACGCCGGAGCAATCCTTTGGCGGCAGTCTGCTCAACGCCGGGGCCGGAGCGCTGCTGCTGCTGACCCAGGCCTATCCGCGCTTCATCACCGTCAATCGCGACGATGCGCGCAACCCGCTGGAGTATGATCTGGGGGTGGGCTGGGTGCTGGCCTATGTGGTGTGGAACTTCACCTTCGTCTACGGCACCATCCCGCCGGAGACCCAGCCGGGGCAGTGGGCGGCGTTCGCCATCGTGCATCTGTTGCCGCCGCTGCTGCTCATGGGCGGCAACGGCGCGCGTTTTATCCAGGCGCGCACCTATACGCTGCCGTTCGCCATGGCGCTCTACATCACCAATCCCGGCGCGCCGTGGCTGCCGGTGGCGGAGAATTGGCACAGCCCGCAGATCGCCCTGGCGTTGGGCGCCGTTGCCCTGCTCATGACCGTGGCGACGGCGGTGATGATGTGGCGTGGGCGCCCGGCGGGGGAGGCCCCGCGCACTCTGCTGGAGAGCCTGCTGGGCAAGCTGGTCAAGGGATAA